A single Desulfitobacterium chlororespirans DSM 11544 DNA region contains:
- a CDS encoding alpha/beta hydrolase, with product MTIVTVLGLLLAGFVYQLVSVKYEVKKYQPVGQMIEVEGHKMHIYAKGQGSPTVVMTVGLGSPSAVVDYYRVLEGLSHYTRAVVYERPGYGWSEKTNTSRTVEQMTKELYLLLEKSGETPPYVLVGHSMGSLEILHFAQTYPGLVAGVVLVDGGSPEYYRTVKFSAAFKAVIYGTRLVTRLGLIRLFGNAATILGISTMAYFPKDMRNKAKAKFYSNWFNDNSIQELKQLKRNAAIVESYGPIGDIPLVLLSSEKSIKGVTGWDKTQKKLLIWSGNSRREVIQGTSHSMHFNNPEAIVKEIVQAVSHNRQ from the coding sequence ATGACTATTGTAACAGTGCTTGGTTTGCTATTGGCAGGCTTTGTCTACCAGCTGGTTTCGGTTAAGTATGAGGTTAAAAAATATCAGCCTGTTGGTCAAATGATCGAGGTTGAAGGCCATAAAATGCATATCTATGCCAAAGGGCAGGGGAGCCCGACCGTTGTGATGACAGTAGGCCTGGGTTCGCCATCGGCTGTAGTCGATTATTACAGAGTTTTAGAAGGCCTTTCCCACTATACCAGAGCAGTGGTTTATGAAAGACCAGGCTATGGGTGGAGCGAAAAAACAAACACGTCCAGAACTGTCGAACAAATGACTAAGGAGCTTTATCTGCTCCTCGAAAAAAGCGGTGAAACGCCACCCTATGTTTTAGTGGGGCATTCCATGGGATCATTGGAGATTCTTCATTTTGCCCAAACCTATCCGGGCTTGGTCGCCGGTGTGGTGTTAGTTGACGGCGGCAGCCCCGAATATTACCGTACGGTTAAGTTTTCCGCTGCTTTTAAAGCGGTTATTTATGGGACAAGGCTTGTCACAAGACTCGGGTTGATCAGGCTTTTCGGAAATGCAGCGACTATTTTAGGCATTAGCACAATGGCCTACTTTCCTAAAGACATGAGAAATAAAGCTAAGGCAAAGTTTTATAGCAATTGGTTTAATGACAATAGTATTCAGGAGCTAAAACAGCTGAAGCGAAACGCAGCCATTGTTGAATCATATGGTCCCATCGGGGATATACCCCTTGTGCTCTTATCTTCGGAAAAAAGCATCAAGGGAGTAACTGGATGGGATAAGACTCAAAAGAAGCTGCTCATTTGGTCGGGAAACAGCCGAAGGGAAGTCATTCAGGGTACGAGTCATAGCATGCATTTTAATAACCCTGAAGCAATAGTGAAAGAAATAGTTCAAGCAGTCAGTCATAATAGACAATAA